The Coffea arabica cultivar ET-39 chromosome 1e, Coffea Arabica ET-39 HiFi, whole genome shotgun sequence genome has a window encoding:
- the LOC113701256 gene encoding uncharacterized protein, translating to MAYLQYGRHILRRGSDQILPNPLFFAAQGVRYRKLEVILTTSIDKLGKAGETVKVKPGFFRNHLMPKLLAVPNIDKFAYLISEQRKIYQPKEVEEVKIVVPKTEEDRMKEYQTAARRLDSAKLVLRKLTTKDNEVREPVTKDEIVAEVARQLSVRIEPESLHLPTPLAAFGEFEVPLRLPRSIPLPDGKLQWALKLKIRRK from the exons ATGGCTTACCTACAATACGGAAGGCATATCCTCCGCCGTGGCTCTGACCAAATCCTTCCCAACCCCCTGTTTTTCGCTGCTCAAGGCGTCCGATATCGAAAGCTGGAAGTCATTCTCACTACT TCCATAGACAAGCTGGGAAAAGCAGGCGAAACGGTGAAAGTGAAACCGGGGTTTTTCCGGAACCATTTGATGCCAAAATTGCTTGCTGTTCCAAATATTGATAAGTTTGCATACCTGATTAGCGAGCAGCGTAAG attTACCAACCTAAGGAAGTTGAAGAGGTCAAAATAGTTGTCCCAAAGACTGAAGAAGACAGGATGAAAGAATATCAGACTGCAGCGAGACGCCTTGATAGTGCTAAGTTG GTTCTGCGGAAGTTAACTACAAAGGATAACGAAGTGCGTGAACCTGTGACGAAGGATGAAATTGtagctgag GTTGCAAGACAGCTCTCAGTGCGCATTGAACCTGAAAGTTTGCATCTTCCAACTCCTTTGGCAGCTTTTGGAGAGTTTGAGGTTCCACTGCGCCTACCAAGGTCCATTCCTTTGCCAGATGGGAAGCTTCAGTGGGCTCTTAAGCTCAAGATTCGCCGAAAATGA
- the LOC113692127 gene encoding uncharacterized protein — protein MFSGQETFWKQKAWVRWLKEGESNTRFFHTALLDKYARLTIRWIKDSHGYLLKEEAAIGQEAVEYFKDLLSVHQGSNAEVVMEELLAIIPPRVIQQQNAELTQEAVRDFFCDIPIPKGVANTSIVLLPKNEQPSTFTDFRPISLCTFFNKIFTKVLSTRMKPLMLELISPEQSAFVQGQEISDNILLTLEMLGSIDKKVRGHNMVLKVDIMKAFHVAMQIWL, from the exons ATGTTTAGCGGGCAAGAGAcgttttggaaacaaaaagctTGGGTACGATGGTTGAAGGAGGGAGAGTCGAACACTCGGTTTTTCCATACTGCCTTGCTGGACAAGTACGCCCGTCTCACAATTCGCTGGATCAAAGATTCACATGGATATCTACTCAAGGAGGAAGCAGCAATCGGTCAAGAGGCAGTTGAATACTTCAAAGATTTGCTCTCTGTCCATCAAGGATCCAATGCTGAGGTGGTGATGGAGGAGCTATTGGCTATAATCCCTCCACGGGTCATACAACAACAAAACGCAGAACTCACACAGGAG GCGGTTAGGGACTTCTTTTGTGACATCCCCATCCCAAAAGGTGTTGCCAACACCTCAATTGTGTTACTCCCAAAAAATGAGCAACCGTCAACCTTCACGGACTTTAGACCAATAAGCCTTTGTACCTTCTTCAACAAAATCTTCACCAAGGTCCTAAGCACTAGAATGAAACCGCTTATGCTGGAACTAATCTCCCCTGAACAATCTGCTTTCGTGCAAGGGCAGGAAATATCTGATAACATTCTCCTGACCCTGGAGATGTTGGGATCGATTGACAAAAAAGTACGGGGACACAACATGGTTCTAAAAGTAGACATAATGAAAGCCTTCCATGTTGCTATGCAAATTTGGCTTTAG
- the LOC140016141 gene encoding uncharacterized protein, whose product MAEDTRVLGLHLVPFLQHPYKPCTMILRYISFPSPYVKLNVDKSSIGNPEAMVLLEGLHLCLDQGLTQAIVKLNSSTLLNVATGVAECMWRIFSVVSQIKALLNARSFILQHCYRELNAAADSLTKQASTSRSSSTYHAPGCPFDIRGLLSL is encoded by the exons ATGGCAGAGGATACAAGAGTACTGGGGCTACATCTTGTGCCATTTCTGCAGCACCCATACAAACCGTGCACCATGATTCTCAGGTACATTTCTTTTCCCTCTCCTTACGTGAAACTTAATGTGGACAAGTCTTCAATTGGAAACCCAG AAGCGATGGTGCTCCTCGAAGGTTTACATCTCTGTTTGGATCAAGGACTTACTCAGGCTATAGTGAAACTCAATTCTTCAACCCTACTAAACGTCGCGACTGGAGTGGCTGAATGCATGTGGCGCATCTTCTCCGTGGTCTCCCAAATCAAGGCTTTGCTGAATGCCAGATCCTTCATCCTTCAACACTGCTATAGAGAGTTGAATGCTGCTGCGGACTCTCTCACAAAACAGGCGAGTACGTCGCGCTCTTCATCCACTTATCATGCTCCCGGCTGCCCCTTTGACATTCGTGGCCTCCTCTCTCTCTAG